From Haemorhous mexicanus isolate bHaeMex1 chromosome 1, bHaeMex1.pri, whole genome shotgun sequence, one genomic window encodes:
- the GPR141 gene encoding probable G-protein coupled receptor 141: MTEGARNSSDSSSAFVHTSTMSAILVTVYSVALAGGGIGSITMSFVLLKMNTLSVTTTAIINLVVVHSLLLFTVPFRLHYYVKKTWVFDMPFCKMVSAMVHIHMYLTFIFYVITLVIRWLIFFQWKDKVEFYRKLHAIGASAAVWLFVMVFGVPLFYFEYGSSGLYNSTTCFKFHKELEHESVKALNYTLIVAVALISCVLLSLQIFILVKVARKFSTSLCSHQEFWAQVKNLIFIWIIIIWFLPYHLFRAYYIQHVSDFDQLESYNEVFLSLTALSCLDLLSFVLSGSRFFKQNVGMLHRRLFCC, translated from the coding sequence ATGACTGAAGGGGCCAGGAACAGCAGCGACTCCTCTTCCGCCTTCGTTCACACCAGCACCATGAGTGCCATTCTGGTCACTGTCTACTCGGTTGCCTTGGCTGGAGGTGGAATTGGGTCCATCACAATGTCCTTTGTGCTGCTCAAGATGAACACTCTGTCTGTGACCACGACTGCCATCATTAACCTGGTGGTTGTGCacagcctcctcctcttcaCGGTGCCCTTCCGCCTCCACTACTATGTCAAAAAGACATGGGTATTTGATATGCCATTTTGCAAGATGGTGAGTGCCATGGTGCACATCCACATGTACCTGACCTTCATATTTTATGTGATCACGCTGGTGATCCGGTGGCTCATCTTCTTTCAGTGGAAGGACAAGGTTGAGTTTTACAGGAAGCTGCATGCCATTGGAGCGAGCGCTGCCGTGTGGCTCTTCGTCATGGTCTTTGGGGTGCCGCTCTTCTACTTCGAGTATGGAAGCTCAGGCTTATACAATAGTACAACATGCTTTAAGTTCCACAAAGAGCTAGAGCACGAGAGTGTGAAAGCCCTGAACTACACCCTAATTGTAGCTGTTGCCCTCATTTCTTGTGTCCTCTTGAGCTTGCAGATTTTTATCTTGGTAAAAGTGGCAAGAAAATTTTCCACCTCCCTCTGTTCACACCAAGAATTCTGGGCCCAGGTGAAAAACTTGATTTTCATCTGGATTATCATAATTTGGTTTCTTCCCTATCACCTGTTTAGGGCCTACTACATACAGCATGTGAGTGATTTTGACCAGTTAGAAAGCTACAACGAGGTTTTTTTGAGCCTGACTGCCCTGAGCTGTCTGGACCTGCTGTCATTCGTGCTGAGTGGAAGCCGCTTCTTCAAGCAAAATGTGGGGATGCTCCACAGGAGGTTGTTTTGCTGCTAG